From the Posidoniimonas corsicana genome, the window GCGGCATCTTCCTGCGTCAGATCTCCGGCAAGCGTTCGGCCTTCGAGGACTGATCCTCAGCCGAGCCGCCTTTGACGGCTTCTGATTGTGTTTCCCGGCGGCCGGCCCTGCAGGGCCGGCCGCCGCCTTTCTCACCAGCCCCACCAAGGCTGGAACAAGCCACCTTTCCGGAGTACGCCCGCGTGCCTTGCGTGTCCCTCCGCCCGGCCCCCCGTGCGACCGCCCTCAAGATCGCCTGCCTCGGCGTGCTGCTGCTGACCGGCTGCGTCGGCGAGTCGGCCGACGGCCCAACCGCGAAGACTCCTCATACCAATGAGGCAGTCAGCACGACCGCGCTCAAACCGGTCCGCTCGGGCCCGGCAAGCAACGGCGTCGGGTCCGAGCGGCGGCCCAAGCTGGTAGCGGCGGCCACAACGCACGAGTTCGGCGGCATGTCGATCCGCGAGGTGCGCAGCCACGCCTTCACCCTCCGCAACGAGGGCGACGCGCCGCTCCAGATCAGCAACGCGGCCGCCAACTGCAAGTGCTTGTCGCACGAGTTCTCCCGGCAGACCATCCCGCCGGGCGAGGAAGCCACGCTCACGCTCACTTGGCGCGGCGGTGAGGAGCCCCGCGAGCGGCTGACCGCCCGCGTCAACGTCGAAACCAACGACCCCGACCAGCCGGTCGTGCAATTCTCGGCGGTCGGCAGCGTCGGCGCCGAACTCGACGTCGCGCCGGCCCAGCTGCACGCGCAGGAAGTGGCGCCCGGCGAGCCTCTCACCCTCTCGACGGTCGTCACCAGCCCGGTGTGGAAACAGATCTACCTAGTAGACATCGCGTCGCCGTCCGACAAGCTGCGCGTGACGACCACGCCGCTCTCGCCGGCCGAGTGTGTGTCGATCGGCTGCCGGAGCGGCTGCCGCGTCGAAGTGACGGCCAACGCCGACCTCACCACCGGTCCGTACAGTAACTATCTGGAGCTGTCGGCCCAGCCCGCCAGCGATCCGGGAGCCGCCGCGCCGCGCCGGCTGCGGATCCCGATCGGCTGGGCCCCGCGTCAGTCGATCGCGGTCTCCGGCCCCGGCGTCGACGAGGCAGGCGTGATCCACCTGGGACGCATCGACAAGGGCGCCCACACCAAGCGCTACCTGGTCAAGGTCACCGACGAGCTGCCCGAGCTAGTCGTCACCGATCAGCGGGTCAGCCCCGACTTCCTGGGCGTTCAGCTCGAGCCCTACCGCAAGGGCGAGTTGGGCTGGCTGTACCGCATGGAGTTGAGCATCCCCGAACACGCCAGGGCGACCAAGTACGGCAAGGACGGCGTCGTGCAGTTCACGTTTGACCACCCGCGGATCAAGGAGCTGCGGGTGGAACTCGACCTTGGCGTCGGCATCTGACCGCGGCCCGCCCGCCCCGCGCGAGATTGATCCCCTATGACCAACCCAACCGCATCGGACCCCGCCACCCAGCTCAACCATTCCTCGGCGGGCCACGCGGCCCACGCCGGGGCGCAGGTGGTGTGCGCCAAGTGCGAACACGCCAACAGCGCCCAGACACGCTTCTGCGGCGAGTGCGGCGCCCGCCTGTGGGAACCGTGCGCCGCCTGCGGCGAGCCAACCGTGGTCGACCGGCGGTTCTGCGGCGGCTGTGGCGAGTCGCTGGACGAGGCGCTGCAGCGGTTGATCGACGCCGTACAGGCAGCGCTGGCCGACAGCGAGGGCCTGGCCCAGGAGGGCCGCTACGTCGAGGCGGCCGCGCTGCTCGAGCCGATCCGGCTCGTCGAGCACACAGCGTTGACGCCGCTCAGCAAAGAGATTGACCGCCAACGGAGCGAGCTGGACGACCGCCGCAAGGCGGCGGTCGAGTCGCTCTCCTCCCAGCTTGACAGCGCGAAGCAGCTGCTGGCCGCCGGCGAGCTGCGGAAGGCGTTCGCGGCGGTCGACCAGACGCCCGTCGCGCTCCGCAACAACGAGCTCCGCGACCTGCACCAGACACTCAAGGGCCGCATCGGCCAGGCGGACCAGCTCCGCGTGCAGATCAAGCGGGGACTCAAGGAAAAGCAGTTCGAAGGATTGGCCGCGGCCGCCCAGCGGCTGCTCGAGCTCGAGCCGGCCGACCCACAAGTGGTGCAGCTCGCCGAGAAACTACGCTCCAAGCAGTCGCAGATCAACGCCAGCACCAGCGTGGCGTTGCTGCAGAAGGCCTGCGCGGCGCTCCGCTCGTGCGACTACGGGACCGCCCACCAGGCGATCGCCCGGATGCCCGGCGGCGAACTGAACGACGAGCAGCAGAAGGGGCTCCGCGGCGCCAAGGAGCGGGTCTGGCTGGCCACACACCTCGCGCGAACGAGGTACCTGGACGCGGTCTGCCTGAAGGCGGCCGAGCGGTTCGCCAAGCTGCAGCCGCAGGACGAGAAGGCCGCCTCGCTGGTCGAGTCTCTAGCCAAGCAGCGACGCGACTCGATGGCCGCCGCGCCGGGTCAGCCGATCGTCTGGCGGAAGAAGGCGCCGCCGGAAAGCCGCCTGGGGGCGCCCCTGCTGCTGGCGCCCACGCCCAAACTGCTCGCCGCGCCCGCCGCCGCCAAGGGAATCCCGGCCGGGCAGCTACTGACCGCGTACGGACTGGCGCTGCAGTCGATCGGCGAGGCCGACCACTGCCTGAACCTCACGCCGAAGAAGAAGTCGTGGCTCGCGTCCCGCCCGCGGCGCGCCAAGCCGGCGCCGGGCGGCGGCTGGGGGATCGACATCGGCGCGTCGTCGCTCAAGGCGATCCACCTGACGCGGGACGCGGACGGCGAGCTGTCGGTGGAGTCGATCGTCTGCCTCCCCTACGAGCGCGGCGGCGACGTCCGCAGCAAGCCAGAGCTGCCGCTGGGCACGCCCGAGTACGTCGGGGAGGCGATCGGCAAGTTCCTGGAAGACCGCGACCTCTCAACAGCGGCGGTCACGATCGGCGCTCCCGGCCCCTGGACGCTGTCGCGCTGCTTCCAGCTGCCGTTCATCGACGAGGCCAAGTTTGACGAGGCGGTCCGTTACGAGGCCCGGATGCGGATCCCGCTGGAGCCCGAAAAGGTGGTGTTCGACCGCATCATCACGCCGCTCCCCGAAGAGACCGACCTCGACGCCCGCGCCGTGACCCTGGTGGCCTGCGCCAGCAACCACGTCACCACGCTGCAGGAGCGGCTCGAGAGGGTCAAGTGCAAGTCGCTGCAGATCACCAGCAACTGCGTCGCGTTGCTCAACGTCGCGCGGGCGTTGCAGGCCGAGTCGGCGGCGGCCGACGCGGTCGCGCTGATCGACGTTGGCGCGAAGACGACCAATGTCGCGGTCGCCCACGCCGGCGGGTGCTGGGTCCGTGGCCTGTACCACGGCGCCGACCTGTTCGACCACGCGCTGGTGAAGCAGCGGCAGATCGGCTGGGACGCCGCTGAGCGGCTCCGCCGGGAGCCCTGGCGCGACGCCTGGATGCACGAGGTCGACGAGTGCCTGGCCCCCACCGCCGACGAGCTGGCGGCCGCGCTGCAACGCAACCTGGCCCAGTTCCACAACGAGAGCGTCGCCACGATCGAGCAGCACCTGCTGTGCGGCGGCGGCGCCCAGCAGATCGGCCTTCTCAGGCGACTCACGACCGCGGACTGAGCCCCCGGAGCCCCCATGACCGCACCCCGACTGTTCGCCTGCTCTCTGCTGCTCGCACCGCTGCTGTGCGGCTGCGGCGGCGGCCCCAGCAAGAACGAGATGCTGGAACGCGCCCGCATGCGTTCGGCGATGAACAAGATCAACGACCAGCAGGCCGCAGCGAGCGAAGCGGCGCAGCCCGCTCCCCAGCCGCCCGCCGAGGTCAGGCACGAAGAGCCGGTCGACTCCGCCGCCGTAGCTGACGACGCACCGCCCACAGCAGGCAACCAGCCGCCGGCGGAGAGCCAGCCGTCGGCGCCTGCGGTGGCCCAAACGCCAGCTGCGGCGGCTACCTCCGAGCCGGCAGCGCCGCCCGCGGCCGTTGCGCTCGCCCCGCTGGAGCGGGACCGTCAGGCGGCGGACAAGCTGCGTCGCATCGCCGCCGCCGTGATCGCCTACGCCGAGGAGCACGGCGAGTACCCCCAGCAGGGCGCCGACAAGCTGAGCTGGCGGGTGCGGATCCTGCCCCAGCTGGGCTTTGAGGAGCTGTACAAGCAGTTCAATCCCAAGCAGCCTTGGGACGGTCCACAGAACAAGGCGCTACTGCCTCAGATCCCCGACGTGTTCCGCTCGCCCAGCCGCGCCGACGACCGCACCAGCTTCTTCGCGGCAGGTGGCCAGGCGACCATGTTCTGGCACCCCGTGCGGGCGACCTACCTCCGCACCCTGGAACGCAATGCGGCTAGCACCGTGATGCTGGTCGAGGGCGCCGACGCGGACGCCGTTCCGTGGACCCAGCCGACGGACTTTGAGCGCAGCCTCGAGTCACCGCAGCAGGGCCTCGACAGCCGCGGCGATAGCGCGTTGGTGGCCTGGGCGGATGGGACCGTCAATCGGCTGCTGCTGACGGCGCCCGCCCAGCAACTCACCGACGCATTCCGCGTCTACGAAGAAGACGACACCAAGCGTCTGCAGACCGCCGGCATCACCGCGCCGGTCGACCAGCCGGCCGAGGTCGCCAGCACCGCGGCGGGCGGAGGGTCGGGCGCCGCGCCGGGATCGGCCGGGTCCGGCGGCGGGGCTCGCACAGCGGCCGCTAGGCCGACCAGCGAGCTGGCGCAGTCCTACCTCGCCGCCGCGCAGGCGGCGTTCCTGCAGGGCGAGAGCGGCCAGGCGTGGTCGTGGTGCTCCGGCGCCATCCTGGCCGGCCTGCCCCAGTCGCAGTGGCGGGACGACTTCCGCTGGGTGTCCGGCCTGAAGCGTCCGACGCTCGGGCCGCACATCGCGTTGGGCGTGTTGCTGGACATCGCCCCCAACGGCGCGCTGCCTCGCAACCCCAACCGTGACGAGCGGCTGAAGCTCTCGCTGCAGGCTGCCGCGCCCATCGGCGAGCACCTGGTGCGGATCCTCGACGAGCACGCCGCCGAGCGGCTGCCCGGCGCCCTCCGCCCGGCCGAGGGCGACCGCCGGCGACCCGCCCGGCCCGACGACCTGCCCGGCATCGTCACCTGCCTGACGCCGTCCATGCAGATGGCCACGATCCGCCGCGAGGCGATCGAGAGCGGCTGCGACGTGCTCGCCCTGATGACGGTCGACAACTCCGCGAGCCGCCGCTCGCGGTCCATCGAGCTCCGCCTGTACGACATGCAGCGCGGCGCCGACCAGCTGCTCCGCGTCCGCAAGGTAACCGCGGCCGTCAACGAGTCGCCGCTGCACGAGTCCACCCAGGAGCGGCTGCAGGCGGCCCGCTGGCAGCTGAAGGACTTCCTGCAGGACTCGCTCACGCCCGGCGAGTGGCCGGTGAAGCTGACCGACGAGCTGGCCGCGGGTCGGCTCACCTCGCTGGCCGCCGGCCGCTCCGATCACCCGCTGCCGAGCCTGATCGAGATGCTCCACTACCGCGACCTCGGCCTGGTGGACGACATCGCCGTGCTCCGGGCGTACGGCGGGCTGCTGGGCGACGAGCGGGCGGCGCCGCTGCTGCTCGGCTCGGACCTGAAGAAACGCCGCGTGCTGCGGCACTTCCTCCCCAGCGACGACCCGGACGCCGTGGTCGCAATGACCGCTCGCAACCGCCGCGACAACGACGACGACTGACCGCCAGCCGGGCGGCCGGGGCTGCCGGGCTTGAAATCGCGGGCGGCGGGTGGGAAAACTCGGGCGTTCCCAAACGCTCCTCTCGCCCCGCCGCCGTGCCTTGGTTGCTATCGCGTCGCTGCTGACTGTGTTGACCATCTCGCTGCTCGTCACCCGGGTGGCGACCATGGCGTTGATGCTGACCGGCATGTCCCGCGAGGCGGCCCGCTTCCAGGCCCGCAGCGCGTTCACCGGCTGCGGCTACACCACCACCGAGGCGGAGGACATCGTCGCACACCCGGTGCGGCGGCGGATCGTGATGCTGCTGATGCTGATGGGCAACCTGGGCGTCGGCGCCGTGGTGGCTACGATCATGGTGTCGTTCATGCAGACCGCCCAGTCCGACCCGGGCACTCGGCTGCTCTACCTGGTGACCCTAGTCGTCGGCCTGGCGTTGCTCTGGCTGGCCGCCACGAGCCAGTACATCGAGCGGCGGCTGAACATCTTCATCGCGTGGTTCCTCAAGCGGTGGGGCAACCTGCAGGTGCGCGACTTTGTGGCGGTGCTGCAGCTGCAGGGCGGGTTCGCGGTAAGCGAGCTGCTGGTCGAGCCGACCGACTGGATCGCCGACAAGACGCTCATCGAGCTCCGCCTGCCGACCGAGGGCGTGCTGGTGCTCGGCGTGCAGCGGCCCGGCCGGCCGTACGTCGGCGCCCCGACCGGCGACACCACCATCGAGGCCGGCGACACCCTCATCCTGTACGGCCGCGTGGAGCGGATCCAGGAGCTCGACGAACGCCGCCGCGGCCGACGCGGCGACGCCGCCCACAAGGAGGCGGTCGAAGAGCACGAGCAGGAGAAAGAGGAACAAGAGGAGCAGCTGGACGACGAGAAGCAGTCGGCGGAATCGCCGTGAAACGCCCGGGGTGCACAGCCTCCAACTAGCGCACGGCGGCGCTATCGACGGCGCGGTCCCACGGCTGGCGCCGTGGGCGTACAGGACTCGCGGCCTAGTCGTGCTGTGCTGGTAGGCACTCTGCGAGCCGCTCGTCGACCGCTCGCCGCACCTCCGCGGGGACGCTCAACACGATCCGCTTAGGATAGGTGAGCCGGAAGCGGAGCGTCAGCTCGTCGTCTTCGTCTTCCTCAGGCCGCGCGATCACCGTGACCACCTTCCAGGGGTAGCACCTCGACTCGGACGCGACAAACACGCCATTCTGACCGAGGGCGACCCCACGGATCGAACAATGGTTAATCGCGAACCAGCAGCCGACCCCGATCATCAATGACCAGATGTTGAATCGGAAATAACCCGAGTCGCCAGCGTTGCTTGGCAGGTAGAGTGTGCTCGCCTCAAAGAACGCCACAACAAGCAAGCTTAGAACCGCAAACACGCCGGACACCGGCCCCGGCGAAGAAGTGAGCATAGTGGATCGGCTCTTGATCTCGGGATCCGACTCCGCGCGGACCAGCCACACCAACCCGCCGCCTGCCTTACGGCGTTCCCGCCCCATGAATAATCCCTGCCCCGCGTAGCCCGCGGCGGCAGAGAGTAGCGACACCACTAACGTCCCGCCAAAGACCTTCCACCGCTCTGGCTCCCACCCCCGCATCGTGGGCCCCGCCCAAGCGGCGCCCAACGCCAGCACCGTGGTCAGCAACAGCACCCACCGCACACTGAACCGTGGCGGCGGGTCGATCAGCTCGGCGGGTTTATCGTTAGGATCCATTCGGCGGCGGCCGGCTATTCTACTCTGCCGCAAAGGTCCCCACAGCAACCCCCACCAACCCACGGCTTCCGCCGCGGGTCATACGATGCGGCCCGCGGGGATCAATTGCTGCGCAATCAAAAAAACCCCGGCGAGCATGCTCGCCGGGGTTAACTGGTTTTCGATCTGGCCCGCCCGCTATTACGGGATCGCGAACACCGCACCGGTGACCGCGGCCCCCTGGAAGGCCGCCGCCCGCCAGGTGAACGGGATCGGCTCGATCATGTACGGGGCGCAGCTGCCCGGGCGGTAGTGGCCCAGCGTGTACACGCACTCGTTGGGCGTCTGGATGCCCATCATGTACGGGATCGCCGGGATGCGGGCAAAGAAGTGCACGCCCGACACAATCGGCTGCAGGCAGGGTCCCCAGCTGTGGCCGTAACGCTCTAGCTGCACGTTCTCGAAGTACAGCGGCTTGTGGCACAGGGCCGAGGCCTTCCACATGTAGCAGACCTGGGGCCACTGGCGGTCGGCGAACGGCGTGCCGTCGTCGATGCCGCACTCGAATGGGTAGTCCTCGCCGGCGTCGCCCTCCGGGGTGATCGCCAGGCTGATCTCGTTGATCCGGCTGGCCTTCAGCTCGGCGAGCTCTTCGGCGCAGTCCTTCATCGCCCGCTGGTAGTCGGCGGAGGTCTCGTGCTCGATCTGCGTCGGCGGACGGCGGAGGTCGTCCTCGGCCACGTCCTGCAGGCCGCCGTCGTCGTCGAACATGTCACGGGCCTGGTCGTCGGACGGCGAGGGCGTGGCGGGGTCGACACGGGGCTCGTCGAACGGGTCCCTGGTGGGCTCATCGTCCAGCGGCGGCAGCGGGTCGTCGATCGGGTCGCTGAACGTGGGCTCGTCGAGCACCGGCTCCTCGAACATCGGCTGATCGAGGCCGGGCTGGTTGTCGGCGGGCGTTTCGCCGCTGCCGAAGGGTTGCTCGAAGCCCTGCAGGAGGTCGTCGTCCTGGGCGACGCGGTACCCGCGGCGCTGGCCGTTCTGGTCGACCACGATGCTACGCAAGCGGGCGGCGCCGTGCTGCGCCTGGACGACCTGCGAGCCGTCGGCGTCGGGGTCGAAGGCCACCAGCCGCACCCTGCCGCGGTTGACGGACCGCTTGTGCTCGGCCGCCCGTGAGACGGGGCGGAACTCCTGCACGCGGCGGCTGGGCGTGGCCTGCGGCGTGGGGCCGGTGCTCCGCCAGCCCGAGTCGGAGACCTCGCCGCCGAACGCGCCGAGCGCCGACACGAGCGTCAGCAGCACGGCCATCAGGCCGGCCGGGACCCACAGCGGCTCCGCCCGCGGCAGGTCGGCGAGGTCGATGTGGCGTGTCGCGGCGCGGGCGTAGGCCTCGCGGGCGATCTGCACGCCACACGGCGTGTCAGTCGGAATCGCCGGCCGAGTACTCGGCCGAGTAGTTTGGAGCTTCTTGCGTGATGGCGATGTCATGGGGATGGTTCTCCCTAACCGTTGCCGGCGATACCCGGACAAACTGCGTATCCTGCCGCAGCTCTTGAATAGTTTTGGCGCCGCAGTAGCCCATGCCGGCCCGCAGCCCCCCCACCAGCTGGTACACGTAGGAGCCGAGCGGCCCCTTGTAAGGCACGCGGCCCTCGACCCCTTCGGGGACCAGCTTCCCTTTGTTCTTCTCGCTTCCCTTCTGGCGGTAGCGTTCGCTGGAGCCATGCACCATGGCGCCGAGCGAGCCCATCCCGCGGTACGACTTGTACGAGCGTCCCTGGTAGAGCACGCGGTCGCCCGGGCTCTCGTCGAGACCCGCCAGGAGGCCGCCCACCATGACCAGGTTGGCCCCGGCGGCGATCGCCTTGGTGATGTCGCCGGAGTAGCGGATGCCGCCGTCGGCGATGATCGTGACCCCGCTTCCCTCGGCCGCCTTGGCGGCGGCGTGCACCGCAGAGATCTGCGGGACACCCACGCCGGAGATGACGCGCGTCGTGCAGATCGAGCCAGGCCCGATGCCCACCTTCACGGCGTCGGCGCCGGCCTTGATCAGGTCGCGGCAGCCGTCGGACGTGGCGATGTTGCCCGCAACGACGTCAATCTCAAAGCGGCTCTTAATCTCCTTTACGGTTTCGATGACGTTGGCCGAGTGCCCGTGCGCGCTGTCCACGACCAGGAAGTCGACGTCCTTGGCGATCAGGCTCTCGGCACGGTCCAGGTCCATCACGCCAACCGCGGCGCCGACGCGCAGGCGCCCCTGGCCGTCTTTGGCGGCCTGCGGGTACCGGCGCATCATGTCGATGTCCTTGATCGTGATGAGCCCCGTCAGTTTGTAATCTTCGTCAACCAGCAGAAGCTTCTCGACCTTTTTTGCCATCAAGATCTTCTCAGCTTCCTCAAGCGTCACGGTCCCCGTGGCCGTTACGAGCTGACCGCTGGTCATGACCTCGCTGACCGGCAGATCGTCGCGCTCGAGGAACCGCAGGTCCCGCCGCGTCAGGATGCCCGCTAGCTTGCCGTCGGCCTGCGTGATCGGCACGCCGGAGACCCGCGCGTGGCTCATCCGCTCGCGGGCCTCCGCCACGCTAGCGTCGGGGCGGAGCGTCACCGGGTCGACGATGATGCCGTTGGCCGACCGCTTCACCTTGTCGACCTCGTTGGCCTGGGCCTCGATCGACATGTTCTTGTGGATCACGCCCAGCCCGCCCTCTCGGGCCAGCCCGATCGCCATGCGGTGCTCGGTGACCGTGTCCATCGGCGAGCTGAGGATCGGGATGTTCATCGGGATCCCGGCGGTCAGCCGCGTCGAGACGTCCACCTCCGAGGGCATGGCCTCGCTGTACCGCGGGACCAGCAGCACGTCGTCGAAGGTCAGGCCCGTGGTGATAATCTTGTCTTCCAGCGGCTGCAGCATGTCGGGGGCCCTCGGAGCGTAGTGGAGAATCCCGGATTTTCCGCCCTGGCGGCCCCGCTGGCAAGGTGGTCGCCCGGCAGGTAACCGGCTTTCTGAGCGGCGGCCGCCCTGCGTTCAGCCCCCAATTTGGAAAACCGCAGATCCCCATTCTGGGCGGGTTAGAATCTGGGCCGCGGGAATCTGGCGCCGGCTTTGCATCTGGGTCTCTTGAGTCAATCTGCGCGGAAGTGCGCATTTTGCCGACCACGGTCGGCGCCTCCTCGAGGAACACGAAACATGAAGCTTCAACTTGCATGCGGCCTGCTGGCCGCCGGCCTGACCGTCCCCGCGACGCTGGCCCAGCTCCCGACGCCCGCTGACCCGGGCGCGGATCCAAACGTCCGCCCTGCTGCGGGCGAGCCGCAGGTGCTCGACCATGGTCCGGTCCATGAGGCGTTCGCGGACCCCCTCAAGTATGACCCCACCGCCGAGCAGCTCATGGCGCCTAAGCCGCCGCCCGAGCCGGTCAACGAGATCCCGCCCGAGTTCAAGCCAGAGGGAGAGAACGTCGAGTGGATCCCCGGCTACTGGATGTATGACGAGCCGCGCAAGGACTACATCTGGGTGAGCGGCGTCTACCGCGCCCTGCCCCCCGGGCGGACCTGGGTGGTGGGCTACTGGAGCGAGTCCGACCGCGGCTATGCCTGGACCCCCGGGTTCTGGACGTCCGTTGACGAGCAGTCCGTCCAGTACCTGCCCTACCCTCCGGAAAGCCTGGAGGAAGGCCCAACCAGCCCTCCGCCTGGTGATAACTACTTCTGGATCCCGGGCTGCTGGCAGTACCGCACCAGCGGCTACGCCTGGCAGGCCGGCTACTGGTACCAGGGCAACACGAATTGGGTGTGGACCCCGCACCACTACTGCTACACGCCGCGGGGCGCGATCTACGTCCGCGGGTACTGGGACTACCCCCTTGCCGGCCGCGGCCTGCTGTACGCACCGGTCTACTGGAACTCGGGGTACGCCGTTGGCTACCGGTACCGCCCCCGCAGCGTGCTGAGCACGGTCGGGCTGCTGACGTCGTTGTACATCGGTCCCCGCTACAGCTACTACTACGGCCCGGGCAGCTACTACGCCAACTACAACGGGTTCCGCCCGTGGTACTCCGCGTACTCCGGCTACGGCTACTACGGCCGCCGTGGCTACGACCCGCTGCTCGCCTACTACTCGTGGAACTTCGGCCGGAACCAACGCGGCTGGCAGGATCGGGCCCACAACCACTGGAACGACGACTGGCGCCGATGGAATCAACGTGACGACAGGCGTGGTCGCGGCGACGACAATTTCCGGCGCGACAGCCTGGTCCGCTCGGTCGATCAACTAACCCGCGAGAACCGCAACGACTTCCGCCTCACGCGGGTCGACGACCGTCAACTCGAGCGGTATCGAAACCAGGCCGGCCGGTACGACGAATTCCGCAACCAGCGGCAGCGGCTCGAGAACTCTGGCGACCGCGTCACCCGCGACCAGCTGACCCGCGGCCAAGGCGAGCGGGGCGATCGCGGTCCGCGAGGCGACCGAACCGATCGCGGCGACCGCGGCAACCGGGGTCCCAACACCGGAGAACTCGCCGACCGCGGCAACCGTGGCGATCGCGACGGGAACCAAGGCGGCCGCCAGCGTGGCGACTTCCGACCCGGCGCACGCGGCGAGCTGAGCGACGCCCGCCGCCGGGGCGAAGAAGTCACGACGCCGCAGCAGGGTGACGCGAACCGCGATCGTCGCGCCAGCGGGAGCGTGGCCGACAACCCGCGGCTAAACGTGCCCGATTGGGCGCGGGAGCGTGGGCGGTCGCTCAGCGACTACCGTCGGGGGAATGATACCTCGGCGCAGCGCGCTCAGCAGCAGTCGCAGGCCAACCAGCAGGCGGCGCAGCGCTCGCATTTGGAGCAGCAGGCCCGCGCGCAGGCCGACGCCCGCCGACAACTCGACCAGCAGCGTAGCCGCCAGACGTTGGGCGGTCGGGATGGCAACCCACTCCGGTCGGCCGACCCGCGCAGCCGTGAAGGTCAGCCAAGCCGCGAGATGCGTGCCTACCGTGGGCCCGTCGATCAGGCGGAGCGCGGCGCTCAATCGCCCCCCGCGTTCCGTGGCTTCCGCGGCAACCAGGCGCCTCCCACTCGGCCCGAGTTTAATCGGTCGACGCCCCAACAGGGCACGCCGAACCTGAACCGCGGCACGCAGCTTCGCGGGAGCCAGCCGGACGCGAGCCGTTCGCGTCGGATGCAGGCGCCGCAGCAGACGCAGCGCCGCAGCGTCGCGCCGTCCGCTGCGCAGTCGCGGGGCGCCCCCAGCCGAGCGCCGGCGCAAGCGCAGGGTGGCGGCGGGGGGCCTAGGAACTTCCAGGGCTTCCGCGGCAACCGCGGCCGAGGAAACGGGAACGACTAGCTGGAACAGATCCTCCCCTGGTTGAACCCATAGAGATAACCCTTTAAGCCGCGTCCGGGACTTCCGGACGCGGCTTTTCTTTTGCGATTCGGCCCGGTTGCCGACGTCAGTTCTCGCGCTGGTTTAATTGTTTACATATGGACCCGATGGTCGTGATTAAAACCTTGTCGACAACGTTTGCACGGCGGCCCGCCCGCGGCTAAGCTTAGCGCCACAGGGAAACATCAGCGGCCCTCTTCACTTGCTCTGCCCGCTGACCTCGCCGCATGGAAACGCCGCGTGAGCGCCCGCAACGCCTTTCTGAGCCTGACCGCCCTCGCACTGCTGTGCGCCGCGTTGATTGGCGCGGCGGTCGGGCTGGGGGCTTTCACGTTTGTCTACGCGGAAGGCGCCAGTTACCTGACGAACGACCCCAACGCGTGCGCCAACTGCCACGTAATGCAGGGGCACCTGGACGCCTGGGTGAAGTCTTCGCACAGCAAGTTCGCCACCTGCAACGACTGCCACGCCCCCCACAACTTTGTGGGTAAGTACTACTGCAAGGCGCGTAACGGGTTCTTCCACTCGCTGGCGTTCACCACCGGCGAGTTTCCCCAGAACATCCGCATGCACGAGTACAACCGCGGCGTCACCGAGCACGCCTGCCTGGACTGCCACGCGGACGTCACCCACTCGATCCAGGTCTCGGCCACCGGCAGCGGCGGCTTCGAGGCGGTGTCCTGCATCCGTTGCCACAGCACGGTCGGTCACGACACCTGAGCCGCCGCCAGCAACAACGCCAGCAAAGTCCATCTGATTAGAGGAACCGACCCACCATGCATCACTCCGGCAAAACCTCCGCCTGGCTGCTCGTGCTGGTCGCAATCATCTCCGGCGCGGCGTGCTTCGCGATCGCGTCGCTGCTGCTGAACGTGCAGCAGCACAAGATCGAGGCCCGCACGCCCATCGTGCGTGTGGCGGAGGTGACCGACGACACCACCGACCCGGCCGTGTGGGGGCAGAACTGGCCGCAGCAGTACGACGACTACC encodes:
- the guaB gene encoding IMP dehydrogenase, with product MLQPLEDKIITTGLTFDDVLLVPRYSEAMPSEVDVSTRLTAGIPMNIPILSSPMDTVTEHRMAIGLAREGGLGVIHKNMSIEAQANEVDKVKRSANGIIVDPVTLRPDASVAEARERMSHARVSGVPITQADGKLAGILTRRDLRFLERDDLPVSEVMTSGQLVTATGTVTLEEAEKILMAKKVEKLLLVDEDYKLTGLITIKDIDMMRRYPQAAKDGQGRLRVGAAVGVMDLDRAESLIAKDVDFLVVDSAHGHSANVIETVKEIKSRFEIDVVAGNIATSDGCRDLIKAGADAVKVGIGPGSICTTRVISGVGVPQISAVHAAAKAAEGSGVTIIADGGIRYSGDITKAIAAGANLVMVGGLLAGLDESPGDRVLYQGRSYKSYRGMGSLGAMVHGSSERYRQKGSEKNKGKLVPEGVEGRVPYKGPLGSYVYQLVGGLRAGMGYCGAKTIQELRQDTQFVRVSPATVRENHPHDIAITQEAPNYSAEYSAGDSD
- the nrfH gene encoding cytochrome c nitrite reductase small subunit, with amino-acid sequence MSARNAFLSLTALALLCAALIGAAVGLGAFTFVYAEGASYLTNDPNACANCHVMQGHLDAWVKSSHSKFATCNDCHAPHNFVGKYYCKARNGFFHSLAFTTGEFPQNIRMHEYNRGVTEHACLDCHADVTHSIQVSATGSGGFEAVSCIRCHSTVGHDT